The genomic stretch CCACTGGACCGACCTTGGCCTGAAGGGTCTCTATCCGACCTGGCACAGGCTCAAAACCACGGCCTGACGAACCGCCGGATGCGGGCCCGCATGTCCGGTGGTGTGAGAGGGGACGGGTCAACCCCGTCCCCTACTCGATTGAGGCGTTATGAAGGGCAATCATCACGCTAGCAGCCGTCACTCATAGGATTTCCCTCCATGAGGGTCCACGTGGTGAGCGACGTGCACGGTAGGGCCGACGCGTTGGCCAGGGCGGGCGACGGCGCGGACGCGCTGATCTGCCTGGGCGACCTGATCCTCTTCATCGACTACGACGACCACGCGCAGGGCATCTTCCCCTCCCTGTTCGGCGCGGACAAGGCCGCCGAGCTCATCGCGCTGCGCACGGCCAAACGGTTCGACGAGGCCAGGGCCATGTCGGCGGCGCTCTGGGCCACGCTCGACGGCGACCCGCGCGAGCACATCGAGCGCAACGTCCGCGCGCAGTACGCGGCCCTGTTCGCGGCCATGCCGGCGCCCGCCTACCTCACCTACGGCAACGTGGACATCCCGCGCCTGTGGCAGGACTACGTACGCCCCGGCCACCACGTGCTCGACGGGCAGGTGGCGGAGATCGGCGGCCTGCGGTTCGGTTTCGTGGGCGGCGGCCTCGAGACCCCCTACCGCACCCCGTACGAGATCAGCGACGAGGAGTACGCCGCCAAGGTCGAGGCCGTCGGCGAGGTGGACGTGCTGTGCTGCCACATCCCGCCCGCCGTGCCCGAACTGCTCTACGACGTGGTCGCCAGGCGGTTCGAACGCGGCAGCGAGGCCACCCTGGAGGCGATCAGGCGCACCCAGCCGCGCTACGCCCTGTTCGGCCACGTGCACAACCCGCTCCGCACTCGGATCCGCGTCGGACGTACCGAGTGCCTGAACGTCGGGCACTTCCGCGGAAAGGGCGTCCCCTTCGTCCTCGAATGGTGACCAGCAGGCGTGCTCATTGGTCGCTCACCGCTCCTCATTCGCTCCGCTTACGCCGCTCCACCGCAAGGAGCGGATTGTGCACTACCGTGGTCGCATGGCTGATCGCACCACTTCCAGCACCACCATCGACGCCGGGCGCGCCGATGTGATGGCGGTCATCGCGGACTTCCCCTCCTATCCGGAATGGGCCGGGTCGATCAAGAAGGCCGAAGTCCTCAGCACCGGCGACGACGGCAGGCCCCTGACGGTGCGGTTCGTCCTCGACGCCGGGATGATCAGCGACACCTACACCCTCGGCTACACCTGGCAGGACGACGAGAGCGTCAGCTGGCAGGTCGTCGAGCCGGGGAAGATGATCTCCGACCTCCGAGGGAGTTACCTGCTCGCCGACAAGGGCAGTGGCACCGACGTGACGTATGAGCTGACGGTCGATCTGAGCGTGCCCATGATCGGCATGATCAAGCGCAAGGCGGAGAAGGTGATCGTGGACACCGCGCTCAAGGGACTCAAGAAGCGCGTAGAAGGCCGCTGAGTTGAGCCCGAGGGTCCTGCTCTTCACCGGCAAGGGCGGCGTCGGCAAGACCACGGCGGCCGCCGCCACCGCCACGCTCGCCGCGCGGCGCGGCCTCAAGACGCTCATCGTCTCCACCGACACCGCCCACTCGCTGGCCGACGCGCTCGCCGTCGAGCCCGGCGAGGTCGCGCCCGGCCTGCACCTGCACCAGGTCGACACGCAGAAGACGCTGGAGCGCCACTGGGGCGAGCTGCAGGATTACGCCCGCGGGCTGCTGACCGAGCTGGGCCTGGACGAGGTCACCTCCGAGGAGATCACGGTGCTGCCGGGCGCCGAGGAGGTCATCGCCCTGCTGGAGCTGCGCGAGTACGCCCGCGAAGGGCGCTGGGACGTGATCGTCGTCGACTGCGCGCCCACCGCGGAGACGCTGCGCCTGCTGGCCCTGCCCGATGCGCTCGACTGGCACGTCAGCAGACTCATGCCGGTCGGCCGCAAGCTCGTGCGGCTCGTCTCCCCGTTCGTGCGCAGCGTCGCGCACGTCAGCGCGCCCGGTGAGGACGTCATGAACGCCGCGGAGCGGTTCCACCGCGGCCTCATGGAGGTGCGCGAGCTGCTCACCGGCGGCCACGCCTCCGTGCGGCTCGTGCTCACCCCCGAGTCGGTGGTGCTGGCCGAGGCCAGGCGCACCCTCACCTCGCTCAACCTGTACGGCTACCGCGTCGACGCCGTGATCGCCAACCGGGTCTTCCCGGCGGACGGCGCCGACGAGTGGCGCGCCCAGTGGGTGGCGGCGCAGTCGCGGCTGCTGGCCGAGGCGGAGCAGTCGTTCGCGCCGCTGCCCATCCACATCGTCCCTTACCTGCCTGCCGAGCCCGTCGGCAAGGACGCGCTGGCCGCGGTCGGCGCCGAGCTCTACGGCGAGCACGACCCGTTCGCCGCCCCGGCCGTCGAGCCGCCGCTGCGGATGAGCGCCGACGAGCTGACGCTGGCCCTGCCCGGCGCGGACCGCGGTGACGTGGACCTGGCGCGCAAGGGCGACGAGCTGATCATCACCGCGGGGCCGTACCGGAGGATCCTGGCGCTGCCCGCGGCGCTGGCCCGCAGGAAGATCAGCGCAGCCGCGCTCCGCGACGGCGTGCTCCGAGTACGGTTCATCTCGGGGACCTCATAACGCGGGGACCCGGCACGCAGGGAGGGCCACATGACGGAGAGCAACGACAGAGACCCGATCGGGACCGTCGCGGACGAGGCGCGCAAGCTGTTCGAGTCGATTCAGGGGCGCGCCACGCGCCAGGTCGGCAAGACGATGCTCAACTCGTTCACCGGCGGCGGGCGCAGGGAACGAGACGTGTGGGAGGAGGCCGTGTCCGACCCACACGACGAATACGTCTGCCGCGCGTGCCCGTTCTGCCGGGCGATCGCCGCGCGGCGCGAATCCGGCTCCGACGTGACCGGGCACCTGATGGCCGCGGGCGGTGAGTTGTTCGCGGCCTTCCGCGAGGCGCTGGACGCGCTGAGCAAGCCCGCTCCCCGCAGGCAGCAGCCGCCGCGTGACGACCGTGACCGCCACGACGACGTGGAACACATAGATCTCGGATAGGGAGAAGCAGGGGAAATGCTCACGATCGGTGTCGACATCGGCGGGACCAAGGTCGCCGCGGGTGTGGTCGACGACCAGGGAAAGATCGTCGCCCATACGTTGCGGCCGACCGCCGCCGACCGCCCCGACCTGGTGGCCGAGACGGTGGCCGACGTCGTTCGCGAGCTGTCCGCCAGACGCGAGGTCGAGGCCGTCGGGGTGGGCGCGGCCGGGTTCGTCGACGAGACCCGGTCGATGGTGCGCTTCGCGCCCAACCTGGCCTGGCGCGAGGAACCCCTGCAGAAGAAGATCAGCGGCCTGGTCGGCCTGCCGGTCGTGATCGAGAACGACGCCAACGCGATGGCCTGGGGCGAGACCAGGTTCGGCGCCGGCCGCGGCCAGTCCCACGTGGTCTGCGTGACGCTCGGCACCGGCATCGGCGGCGGCATCGTCATCGACGGCGCCCTCTACCGCGGCCGCTGGGGCATGGGCGCCGAGATGGGGCACATGCAGGTCGTCCCGGGCGGGCGGCCGTGCGGCTGCGGCAACATCGGCTGCTGGGAGCAATACGCCAGCGGCCAGGCCCTCGTCAAGGAGGCCAGGGAGCTGGCCGAGGCCGATCCGAAGCGGGCGGAGATCCTGCTCGGGCTGGCCGGCGGCAAGATCGAGGGCGAGGAGGTCACCGAGGCCGCGAAGCTGGGTGACGAGGTGTCCCTGGCGGCGTTCGCCTCGTTCGCCGACTGGCTCGGCCAGGGCATGGCCGACCTGGCGGCGGTGCTCGACCCCGGCTGCTTCATCGTGGGCGGCGGTGTGTCCAGGGCCGCCGACCTGTTCATCGACCGGGCGCGCGAGAGTTTCGCCGAGCACCTCACCGGGCGCGGGCACCGGCCGCTCGCCGAGATCCGGCTGGCCGAGCTGGGCGCATCGGCCGGCGTGGTGGGCGCGGCCGACCTGGCCAGGCGGCGCTAGAGCCGCGTGACGATCAGGGTCGGCACCTACAACCTTCACGGGTTGCGCGACAGCGTGCCCGCACTCATCAGGGTCATCGCCGCCATGCGCGCCGACGTGCTGTGCGTGCAGGAGGCGCCGAGGTTCTACCGCTGGCGCGCCAGGCGCCGGGCGCTGGCCGCCGCGGCGGGGCTGCGCGTCGCCACCCCGGGCAGGCTCGGCGGAGTGGCCGTGCTCGTCAGCCGGCGCGTCCGGGTGCTGCGGGCCGAGAGCCATGCGTTGCGGGCCTTCCTCGGGCTGGAGCTACGCGGGCTGGCCGTGGCCGTGGTCGAGGCCGGTGGGGCGCGGCTGGCCGTCGGCTCGCTCCACCTCGACCTCAACGACCCGGCCAGGGTGCACCACGCGGCCGAGGCGGTGGCGCTGATGGAGCGGGCGGCCGCTCCGTTCGGCGCGGCGATCGTGCTCGGCGGCGACGTCAATGAGCAACCGCACCAGCCGGCCTGGCGGTACCTGGGCGGGCGGCTGGCCGACTGCTACGCGGTCGCGCCCAAGGGCGATGGGCTGACGTTTCCCGCGGCGCGGCCCGCCGTACGCATCGACGGGGTGTTCGCCGCGCGCGAGACGCGAGTCGTATCGTGCGGCGCGGTGGACGCCGGGATCACCGACCTGGCCGGGGCCAGCGACCATCTCCCCGTAATCGCGGAGTTGCGACTTGGGCACTAACGGGCAACAAGGGCCGGTCACCCCGTAGCATTTGACCATGACCCGTCGCTTTCGGCGGCGTGCGCTCTCCTTGATCTTGGCGACGTCCGTGGCCTTGCCGCAGGCCACGCCCGCCGCGCATGCCGATCCTCGCCGCCCCGCCTCGATCGAGGCATGGCAGCAGTCGACCAGCGTGCGCCTGCAGGCCGACGGCTCGCTCTCCGACGTGCTGGCGATCTCCTCCAGCGATGTCTGGGCGGTCGGGCAGCAGGAGATCTGGGACGTGTGGAAGAACCGCGGCACCATCCGCCACTGGAACGGCACCCGATGGACCGAGGTGGCCATCCGCGACGCCACGGCCGCGGGCAACCTGCGCAGCGTGGCCGCCGCCGGTTCGTCCGACGTGTGGGCGGTGGGCGACGGGCACGACGGGTTGCCCTACCTCGCCCACGGCGACGTGAACGGGTTCGACCGGGTCAGGCCCCAGGGGCCGCGGGCCGACAACGGGCTCGGCGACCCGCAGCCCCTGCTGCGCGCCGGCGACTGGCTCGGCGGCGTCGATGCCAAGCAGGGCAAGGTGGTGGTGGTCGGCAGCCGCGACACGCGGGGGCTCATCCTCACCGGTCAGGGCAACACGTGGAGTGCCCAGGAGACCAAGGAGGAGGGCGCGCTGTACGCGGTGGCGGGCGGGTTCGCCGTCGGCGACACCGGCACCGAGCCGCTGGTCGTGCACTATTCGGGCGGCTCGTGGAAGTCGATGCCGCTGCCCTCGATCCCCGGCGGCTACCTACGCGACATCCGGGCCGACAGCGCCAAGCGGGCGGTGGCCGTCGGCGGCGTCTACCGCGGTCCCAGCGACATCTCGCCGCTCGTGCTCACCTGGAACGGCAAGCGCTGGAAGCAGCAGGAGCTGCCGGAGTCCGATGCGCGTCTCTACGGCGTGACCGGCGACGGCAAGGGCCGCTACTGGATGGCCGGCTACGACCCGGCGCGGGCGGCCGAGCCGTTCATGCTGCGGTGCGAGAAGGGCTCGTGCGAGATCATCCGCGGCGAGGCCGAGCAGGGCAGGAGCACCGTGCGCCTGCAGGCCGTGGCCTACCTCGCGGGAAAGAGCACGGTGTGGGCCGTCGGGCACGCGGTCGACACTCGCGACCGCTACACCGATGTCGTGGAGTCGTTCGGCCCCAAGCCGGCGGAGGCCAAGTCCTAGAGACCGCCGGATCATGGTCCGAAGGCTCACCCGGGTCCCGCCACAGGGGCCTAGAGGACAGCGCCGTCGTCCCAGCCGGAGTCGTTGGGCGGGCCGTCGCCCATGCGCACCACCAGCGCCACGAAGCCGCCGATGAACGCCGCCACCGCCGTGAACAGCGCCCACCCCTCCATGCGCCAGCTCAACACCGCGGCGACCAGGAGGTAGGCGGGGCCGCCGAACAACGCCACCCACGCCAGCTTGGACGGCAGGTCGAGCTTGGGCAACGGCGGGGGCGGCGGCGGCACGAAGTGGCCCTCGTCCTCCTCGTCGTCGTCCTGCTTGTCCTCGGGATCGTCGAGATCCTCCTCGAACTCCTCCGAGGGTTTGACCACTCGCCGGGTGGGCTCGGCGGGCACGTTTTCGCTGTCCGGCCACGGCTGGTCGGCCGAGTCACGTTCGGCTGTGTCGTTGAAGGACGCGACGATCTGCCGCCAGACCTCGTCCTCGTCACTCTGGGGCGTCACCTAGATGGGCCTCTCCGCAGCGATCGCGACTTCCCCCTGGGTGCGATCAGTCCCTCTGCAAGGGTACCGAGGCATGTGTCCGGATGAAGTCGAGGCTACCGGCAAAGATCCTGTCGGCATCATTGTCGAGCGTCGCAACATGGTAGCTATCGGTAAGCTCCTCGATCGTGGCCTGCGGGATCTTCTGGCGAATGATCGCCACACTCGTCGGCTTCACCACGTGGTCGTCCACGCTGTGGAAGACCAGCAGCGGCTGCGTCACCTGCGCCAGATCGGCCTGCACCAGGGACCACAGTCCCGGCAGCGACGCGGCCGCCTTCACCGGGGTGCGGGAGTAGGCCAGCTCGGTCACGCCGGGCTTCTTGACGTCATTGGCGACACCGGGAACGGACGGCACGAACCACTTCAGCAGCGGGGCCAGCTTCAGCAGCGGCACGTCGTTGGCGATGGACGGGTTGACCAGCACCACGCCCCTGATCGCCGGGCCGTGCACCTCGGCCAGCCGCAGCGCCAGGCAGCCGCCCAGCGACAACCCCGCCACGAACACGTCGGCGCAGCGGCCCTGCAGGTCCGCGAAGGCCTTCTCCACCTCGGCGTACCAGTCCTCCCAGCGCGTGCGGTTCATCTCCTGCCACCTGGTGCCGTGCCCCGGCTGGCGGGGGAGCGAAACACTCACCCCGTGCCCGGCCAGGAACTCACCCCACGGCCGTAAGGACTGCGGGGTGCCGGTGAACCCATGGCAGAGCAGCACGCCGACCTCGCCTGCGTCGTGGTGGTAGGGCTCCGCGCCTGGCATGAGCGGCATAACAGCTCCTCCATGCGATTTCATTCCGGGGGGTCGAATACTGGGGGGTTCATCCAGGAACGGCCCGATCGTCGCACGTTCGGGGGTGATTGTGCGAGCGCTGGTGTAGGAGCATGGCCGTCGAGATGGGAAGATGACTTTGCCTGCCGACAACGTGCTGGGGAAGAGGTGCCAGGGTGTTCTACTGGGTGGTCAAGGCCATCTTGGGGCCGTTCCTCCACCTTGTGTTCAGGCCGTGGGCGGAGGGCGTGGAAAACGTCCCCCGTGAGGGGCCTGCGATCCTGGCCGGCAACCATCTGTCGTTCGCCGACCACTTCTTCGGCCCGCTGCACCTCAAGCGCAAGGTCATCTCGCTCGGCAAGTCCGACTACTTCACCGGGCGCGGCATCAAGGGGTTCTTCACCCGCCTGTTCTTCAGCGGCGTGGGGACCGTGCCGATCGACCGCTCGGGGGGCAAGGCCAGTGAGGCGGCGCTCCGCACCGGCCTGCGCATCTTGCGCGAGGGCAACGTGCTGGGCATCTACCCCGAGGGCACCCGCTCGCCCGACGGCCGGCTCTACAAGGGCAAGACCGGGGTGGCGCGGCTGGCGCTGGAGTCGCGGGCACCGGTCATCCCGTGGGCGATGGTCAACACCTTCGAGATGATGCCGCCCGGGCATCCCCTCCCCAAACTGGGCATCCGCCCCGGCGTCAGGTTCGGCAAGCCGCTCGACTTCTCCCGTTACTACGGGATGGAGGACGACCGGCTGGTGCTGCGCGCGGTGACCGACGAGATCATGTACGCGCTGATGGAGCTGTCCGGGCAGGAATACGTCGACAAGTACGCCGCCAGCGCCCGCGTCGAGATGGAGCGCGCCGCGCGCGCCGCCGCCAAGAGCTGACGGGACTAACGGCCGTCCGGGGTGCGTAGTGCCTGCTCCGTCTTCTGCATGGCCGTTGTCATCGTGCGCAGTTCCTCGCGGCTGAGCCGGTCGATCAGGTAGGCCCGCACGACCTCCAGGTGTCCGGGCGCCACGCGCTCCAGGCACCGCAGGCCCGCCTCGGTGATCATCGCCAGCACACCGCGCTCGTCCGACGGGCAGGTGGCACGCTCGACCAGGCCCGCCTTCTCCAGCTGGGTGATCTGGTACGTCAGCGCGCTCTTCGACACCACGACACCCCTGGCCAGCTCCGTCATGCGCTCCTGACGGCCGGGGGCCTCGGAGAGCCGCACCAGGATCTCGAACTGCGGGTGCGTGAGCCCCGCGGCGGCCTTGAGCTGCTCTTCGATGCGCCGGTCGAGCAGGTGGGAGGTCGTCAGGAAGGCGCGCCAGGCCGCCATCTCCGTGGAGTCCAGCCATCGGGGTTCCGTCACCGGCACAGTCTACCGCGTTTGTTCAGATTTTAACTTTCACTGCTAGAGTGCTCTTGTTCAAAACTGAACGACTCTTCCAAGGAGGTCGCATGGTCGACCAGGCGCGTCCCATCGTCCTGCTGCTCGCGAGAATCGCCGTTGGGGCGATCTTCCTCGTGCACGGCTACCAGAAGTTCGCGACCATGGGCATCGCGGGCACGACCAAGTTCTTCGAGTCCGTCGGCATCCCGCTGGCGGGCGTGGCCGCTCCGGCCGTCGCGGTGCTGGAGGTCGCCGGAGGCCTGGCCCTGATCGTCGGCGCCGCGCTGCCGGTCGCCGGCACGCTGCTGGCCATCGACATGATCGGCGCGATCGTCTTCGTCCACGCCGCCAACGGCTTCGGCGCCGCGGAAGGCGGCTACGAGTTCGTCCTGACGCTGGCCGCGGCGAGCCTGGCCATCGGCTTCAGCGGCGGTGGCGCGCTGGCGCTCGACCGCGTGCTCGGCCGGCGCCGCACCGCCGACACGGTCTCCGTCTGACTCCTTCCGGACGCACGTCGGACTCCGTCTGATTCCCGGTTACGGACGCACGCCGAAGCGCGAGGACCCCGCGTACCCCGGCTCTTGCAGCCAGGCGTGCGCGGGGTCGGTCATTCCGCCCCGGTGATCACGACAGGTGGGCGCGGATCTGGGTGATGTGCTCGGGAGTCGTCCGGCAGCAGCCGCCGATCAGCGAGGCGCCCGCCTGCTGCCATTCCTTGGCGGCCTGCCCGAACTCCATCGGATCGGCCAGGCCCAGCCAGCGCCGGTGCCCCGCGTCCCAGGTCTCGCCCGAGTTCGGGTAGACCACGACGGGCAGTCCGCCGGACAGGCACGCGATCAGCCCGGGGATGTGGCGGGGCGCCGTGCAGTTGGCGCCGACGGCCACCACCCGCGGATTCCCACTGAACAACGCGGCCGCCTCGCCGATCGGCGTGCCGTCGTTGAGCCGCTCGCCGTCCCGGCAGGAGAAGCTGACCCATGCCTTGACCTCGGGCGTGTGCTCCAGCAACCTGGCCAGCGCCCGCGCCTCCGGATAGGACGGAACCGTCTCGCAGGCCAGCAGGTCGGCCCCGGCCGAGGCGAGGATCTCCCAGCGCGGCAGATGCCACGTGTACAGGCCCTCCTCGTCGAGGTCGTAGTCACCGGTGTACTCGGAGCCGTTGGCCAGGAACGCGCCGTACGGACCGACCGAGGCCGCCACCAGCCCGCGGCCGGCCTGGTCGCGGGCCTGCCCGGCCAGCACGACCGACATCCTGATCAGCGACTCCGCCTGCGCCGCGCCCAGGCCCCGCCGCATGAAACCCTCGATCGTGGCCTGATAGCTCGCGGTGATGGCCACGTCGGCCCCCGCCGCGAAGTAGTCGGCGTGCGCCTGCCGGATCAGCTCCGGCCGCTCCAGCAGCAGCCGCGCCGACCAGAGATCGTCGCTGAGGTCGGCGCCGAGCCGTTCGAGGTGGGTGGACAGGCCCCCGTCCAGCACAAGTGTGGTCACCCATCCAGGGTAAGAGGCGCCGGAGGGTGGGCGGGGAAGGCGCTGATCACCTGGTCGAGCAGGACCGGCGTGTCCTCGGGCGAGTCCACCGTGAAGTCCGCCCGGCGCGCCAGCTCGTCACCCGTCTCCCCGTTGGCCACCGCGACCCGCACGCCCATGAACCCGGGATCCCGTTCCTCCTGGCAGCGCAACGCGTCGAACGCGCGGCCGTCGGAGATGTCGTCGCCGAAATACCAGGCGCGGGTCAGCGTCTCGGCCTCCCGGGCGACGACCGTGCCCTTGTCGCGCTCCACCGGCGGCCGCAGCTCCACCACCATGCGGCCGTGCTGCTCGCGCAGGCCCAGCTCCGCCGCCTTGGCCGACGCCCACCGCTCCACCGCGCCACGCAGCGCGGGCACGGAGCGGTAGTGCAGCGACACCATCAGCGCCTTGTCCTCGATCAGGATCTCGCCCGGCAGATCCCGGGCGGCGTCCGCGGCCAGCCGGCGCATGACCGGGGCCCACGGCTCGGCTTCGGTGTCGGTACGCACCCGGCCGTCGACGACGGTCTGCATGCCGTACAGGCCGAACAGGGCCACCTGCGGCGCGCGCGAGAACCGCTCGCACAGGAAGGCGGCCGGACGGGCCGAGACCACGGCGACCCTGCCCACCAGGCTCGTCAGCGCCTGCAACCGCTCCACCGCCCCCGGAACGGGGCGCACGGCGCCGGGATCTCGCATGATCGGCGCGATCGTGCCGTCGAAGTCGAAGAAGAAACCCGATTTCCGGCTCTCGGCAACGGTGGCCGACACTGCTTCGACGAAGCGGAGCGGGGCGCGAGGGGTCGCCATGGTCGTGACGATAGAACAGCCTGATCGGCCCGGATAGGCGCTCATCCGATATTCGGCCGTGGTTCAGACCGCGGCCACGCCGGCCACGGCGTGCCCCGCCCCTGCCGCCATGGGCAGGGACGGGGCGTGCCACACGTCCGGTGGGGCCTCTGGCGAGACGTCAGGGGCGCTTCCAGAACGGCGGGCGAGGGC from Nonomuraea polychroma encodes the following:
- a CDS encoding SRPBCC family protein, with the protein product MADRTTSSTTIDAGRADVMAVIADFPSYPEWAGSIKKAEVLSTGDDGRPLTVRFVLDAGMISDTYTLGYTWQDDESVSWQVVEPGKMISDLRGSYLLADKGSGTDVTYELTVDLSVPMIGMIKRKAEKVIVDTALKGLKKRVEGR
- a CDS encoding DoxX family protein, producing MVDQARPIVLLLARIAVGAIFLVHGYQKFATMGIAGTTKFFESVGIPLAGVAAPAVAVLEVAGGLALIVGAALPVAGTLLAIDMIGAIVFVHAANGFGAAEGGYEFVLTLAAASLAIGFSGGGALALDRVLGRRRTADTVSV
- a CDS encoding ArsA family ATPase, which encodes MSPRVLLFTGKGGVGKTTAAAATATLAARRGLKTLIVSTDTAHSLADALAVEPGEVAPGLHLHQVDTQKTLERHWGELQDYARGLLTELGLDEVTSEEITVLPGAEEVIALLELREYAREGRWDVIVVDCAPTAETLRLLALPDALDWHVSRLMPVGRKLVRLVSPFVRSVAHVSAPGEDVMNAAERFHRGLMEVRELLTGGHASVRLVLTPESVVLAEARRTLTSLNLYGYRVDAVIANRVFPADGADEWRAQWVAAQSRLLAEAEQSFAPLPIHIVPYLPAEPVGKDALAAVGAELYGEHDPFAAPAVEPPLRMSADELTLALPGADRGDVDLARKGDELIITAGPYRRILALPAALARRKISAAALRDGVLRVRFISGTS
- a CDS encoding endonuclease/exonuclease/phosphatase family protein produces the protein MTIRVGTYNLHGLRDSVPALIRVIAAMRADVLCVQEAPRFYRWRARRRALAAAAGLRVATPGRLGGVAVLVSRRVRVLRAESHALRAFLGLELRGLAVAVVEAGGARLAVGSLHLDLNDPARVHHAAEAVALMERAAAPFGAAIVLGGDVNEQPHQPAWRYLGGRLADCYAVAPKGDGLTFPAARPAVRIDGVFAARETRVVSCGAVDAGITDLAGASDHLPVIAELRLGH
- the mmuM gene encoding homocysteine S-methyltransferase, giving the protein MTTLVLDGGLSTHLERLGADLSDDLWSARLLLERPELIRQAHADYFAAGADVAITASYQATIEGFMRRGLGAAQAESLIRMSVVLAGQARDQAGRGLVAASVGPYGAFLANGSEYTGDYDLDEEGLYTWHLPRWEILASAGADLLACETVPSYPEARALARLLEHTPEVKAWVSFSCRDGERLNDGTPIGEAAALFSGNPRVVAVGANCTAPRHIPGLIACLSGGLPVVVYPNSGETWDAGHRRWLGLADPMEFGQAAKEWQQAGASLIGGCCRTTPEHITQIRAHLS
- a CDS encoding lysophospholipid acyltransferase family protein; its protein translation is MFYWVVKAILGPFLHLVFRPWAEGVENVPREGPAILAGNHLSFADHFFGPLHLKRKVISLGKSDYFTGRGIKGFFTRLFFSGVGTVPIDRSGGKASEAALRTGLRILREGNVLGIYPEGTRSPDGRLYKGKTGVARLALESRAPVIPWAMVNTFEMMPPGHPLPKLGIRPGVRFGKPLDFSRYYGMEDDRLVLRAVTDEIMYALMELSGQEYVDKYAASARVEMERAARAAAKS
- a CDS encoding MarR family winged helix-turn-helix transcriptional regulator; this translates as MTEPRWLDSTEMAAWRAFLTTSHLLDRRIEEQLKAAAGLTHPQFEILVRLSEAPGRQERMTELARGVVVSKSALTYQITQLEKAGLVERATCPSDERGVLAMITEAGLRCLERVAPGHLEVVRAYLIDRLSREELRTMTTAMQKTEQALRTPDGR
- a CDS encoding DUF5304 family protein — its product is MTESNDRDPIGTVADEARKLFESIQGRATRQVGKTMLNSFTGGGRRERDVWEEAVSDPHDEYVCRACPFCRAIAARRESGSDVTGHLMAAGGELFAAFREALDALSKPAPRRQQPPRDDRDRHDDVEHIDLG
- a CDS encoding ROK family glucokinase — translated: MLTIGVDIGGTKVAAGVVDDQGKIVAHTLRPTAADRPDLVAETVADVVRELSARREVEAVGVGAAGFVDETRSMVRFAPNLAWREEPLQKKISGLVGLPVVIENDANAMAWGETRFGAGRGQSHVVCVTLGTGIGGGIVIDGALYRGRWGMGAEMGHMQVVPGGRPCGCGNIGCWEQYASGQALVKEARELAEADPKRAEILLGLAGGKIEGEEVTEAAKLGDEVSLAAFASFADWLGQGMADLAAVLDPGCFIVGGGVSRAADLFIDRARESFAEHLTGRGHRPLAEIRLAELGASAGVVGAADLARRR
- the otsB gene encoding trehalose-phosphatase; this translates as MATPRAPLRFVEAVSATVAESRKSGFFFDFDGTIAPIMRDPGAVRPVPGAVERLQALTSLVGRVAVVSARPAAFLCERFSRAPQVALFGLYGMQTVVDGRVRTDTEAEPWAPVMRRLAADAARDLPGEILIEDKALMVSLHYRSVPALRGAVERWASAKAAELGLREQHGRMVVELRPPVERDKGTVVAREAETLTRAWYFGDDISDGRAFDALRCQEERDPGFMGVRVAVANGETGDELARRADFTVDSPEDTPVLLDQVISAFPAHPPAPLTLDG
- a CDS encoding alpha/beta hydrolase — encoded protein: MPLMPGAEPYHHDAGEVGVLLCHGFTGTPQSLRPWGEFLAGHGVSVSLPRQPGHGTRWQEMNRTRWEDWYAEVEKAFADLQGRCADVFVAGLSLGGCLALRLAEVHGPAIRGVVLVNPSIANDVPLLKLAPLLKWFVPSVPGVANDVKKPGVTELAYSRTPVKAAASLPGLWSLVQADLAQVTQPLLVFHSVDDHVVKPTSVAIIRQKIPQATIEELTDSYHVATLDNDADRIFAGSLDFIRTHASVPLQRD
- a CDS encoding metallophosphoesterase family protein, whose amino-acid sequence is MRVHVVSDVHGRADALARAGDGADALICLGDLILFIDYDDHAQGIFPSLFGADKAAELIALRTAKRFDEARAMSAALWATLDGDPREHIERNVRAQYAALFAAMPAPAYLTYGNVDIPRLWQDYVRPGHHVLDGQVAEIGGLRFGFVGGGLETPYRTPYEISDEEYAAKVEAVGEVDVLCCHIPPAVPELLYDVVARRFERGSEATLEAIRRTQPRYALFGHVHNPLRTRIRVGRTECLNVGHFRGKGVPFVLEW